Proteins from a single region of Abyssalbus ytuae:
- a CDS encoding helix-turn-helix domain-containing protein, with protein MENLVANRIKNARVLKCLSQQNVADEIGVSKQMISKYENGDAIPTSSKFIKLSKLFGLKIDYFFSSFQIELGEINFRKKSTFSMKKQSSLKELIKINLENYLWIEDSLSIDYTFKNIIQDSKINSIEDVEKVVLKLRNEWNIGIDPIHNIIQLLEDKEIKVIELFDVDDKFDGMATYVNDKFPVIVVNGNFPVERKRFTLLHELGHLLLNIPECNVKQEENFCNKFAAEFLFPKKIVIKEFGGKRDHITLTELISTQKKYGMSIPAIVYRLVDSGILSKQRHTDFYKKIRFNPSLEREVNMTRFETPENSNRFEQLVYRALAQEKISFSKASSLLNKNIESIKESSLI; from the coding sequence ATGGAAAATCTTGTAGCAAATAGAATCAAAAATGCACGCGTTTTAAAGTGTTTATCTCAACAAAATGTTGCCGATGAAATAGGTGTTTCAAAGCAAATGATTAGTAAATACGAAAATGGTGATGCAATACCAACTAGTTCAAAATTTATAAAGTTATCTAAACTTTTTGGTTTAAAAATAGATTATTTTTTTAGTTCTTTCCAAATTGAACTTGGCGAAATTAATTTCAGAAAGAAGTCAACTTTTTCAATGAAAAAGCAAAGTTCTTTAAAAGAACTAATCAAGATTAATCTTGAAAATTATCTCTGGATTGAGGACTCATTATCTATTGATTACACTTTTAAAAATATAATACAAGATAGTAAAATAAATAGTATAGAGGATGTTGAAAAAGTTGTTTTAAAATTAAGAAATGAATGGAATATTGGAATTGACCCAATACACAACATAATCCAACTATTAGAAGATAAAGAAATTAAAGTGATTGAACTTTTTGACGTGGACGATAAGTTTGATGGAATGGCAACTTACGTTAATGATAAGTTCCCGGTAATAGTTGTTAATGGAAATTTTCCGGTTGAAAGAAAGCGATTTACTTTACTTCACGAATTAGGTCACTTACTTCTTAATATACCCGAATGTAATGTAAAACAAGAAGAAAACTTCTGCAATAAATTCGCGGCGGAATTCTTGTTTCCAAAAAAAATAGTAATTAAAGAATTTGGAGGTAAAAGAGACCATATAACTCTAACTGAATTAATATCTACTCAAAAAAAATATGGGATGAGTATTCCAGCAATTGTATATCGACTTGTTGATTCGGGAATATTATCTAAACAACGTCATACTGATTTTTATAAAAAAATTAGATTCAATCCTTCTTTAGAAAGAGAAGTTAATATGACCAGATTTGAAACTCCTGAAAATTCTAACAGGTTTGAGCAACTTGTATATAGGGCATTAGCCCAGGAAAAAATATCATTTAGTAAGGCCTCTTCTCTATTAAATAAGAATATAGAATCCATTAAAGAAAGTTCTTTAATATAG
- a CDS encoding rolling circle replication-associated protein, whose protein sequence is MTCFARCYKRLSFVTLTFLNKVSDEQAVNLLRKFVDNAKKRSDDFQYVWVAERQTKNDEFKGNVHFHMITNKYWKIDKWWNYWINLQKKNGVLPRDESFKPSSAFDVKQLNSNNIRSIASYVTKYVTKNDAKFKCQVWNCSKRVSELYTDFYTTTEFTDQFKRMNAVLKEIKNTDRKSPVVNVKMIDLNRNTLPMYKRLDVMNSKIIES, encoded by the coding sequence ATAACCTGTTTTGCTAGATGTTATAAAAGATTAAGCTTTGTCACACTCACCTTTTTAAATAAGGTGAGTGATGAACAAGCCGTTAACTTACTTAGAAAGTTTGTGGATAATGCTAAAAAGCGTAGCGATGATTTCCAATATGTCTGGGTTGCAGAGCGCCAAACAAAAAACGATGAATTTAAGGGAAATGTACATTTTCACATGATAACCAACAAATACTGGAAAATTGACAAATGGTGGAACTATTGGATAAACTTGCAAAAAAAGAATGGGGTACTTCCTAGAGATGAAAGCTTTAAACCCTCATCGGCTTTTGATGTAAAGCAATTAAACTCTAACAACATTAGGTCTATAGCCTCTTATGTTACCAAATATGTAACAAAGAACGATGCGAAATTTAAATGCCAAGTTTGGAATTGCTCAAAACGAGTTTCAGAATTATACACCGATTTTTACACGACAACTGAGTTTACAGACCAATTTAAACGCATGAATGCGGTTTTAAAAGAAATAAAAAACACAGACCGTAAAAGCCCTGTGGTAAATGTTAAAATGATTGACTTAAATAGAAATACTTTACCGATGTATAAAAGGCTTGATGTTATGAACAGTAAAATTATTGAATCTTAA
- a CDS encoding ATP-dependent endonuclease → MICEGASEKVFLDYLLNNEWIDLKDRHLYILDSLGKFNIHRFMNLFASLGIKHSILMDSDENETQQIVNEFIENCKNTYTVNIDLFDKDLEDFLGIPTPPRKDLKPLNIMYQHKNESITEEKIAELRGKIESLIE, encoded by the coding sequence ATTATATGTGAGGGTGCCAGTGAGAAAGTATTTCTTGACTATTTATTAAATAACGAATGGATTGATTTAAAAGATAGGCACTTATATATACTGGACTCATTGGGGAAATTTAATATTCATCGCTTTATGAACTTATTTGCTAGTCTTGGAATAAAGCATTCAATTTTAATGGATAGTGATGAAAATGAAACTCAACAAATAGTAAACGAATTTATTGAGAACTGTAAAAATACATATACTGTTAACATTGATTTGTTTGACAAAGATTTGGAAGACTTTCTTGGAATACCAACACCTCCTAGAAAAGACTTAAAACCATTGAACATAATGTATCAACATAAAAATGAATCGATTACTGAAGAAAAGATAGCTGAATTAAGGGGAAAGATTGAAAGTTTGATTGAATAA
- a CDS encoding IS256 family transposase, which yields MKKEDLFNDEFLKQFKTGEELNSFLKALQKRGIEKMLEGELDGHLGYDKHQKSDTSNARNGYGEKKVKTSFGESQIKVPRDREASFNPMIVPKRGNMVDGLENVIVSLYAKGMSNSDIEEQIREVYNFDVSTSTISRITEKVSNDIVAWQNRPLESLYMIVWMDGIVFKVRENSKVINKTVYMAVGLRQDGIKEVLGLWLGKNESAAFWMHVLTDIKARGVEDILITATDNLNGFTETIKNVFPQSTTQVCVVHQIRNASRYVVWKDKKDFTADMKHIYNAPNKQAAKAALEDFATRWESKYAYAVKSWREHWEELTAFFDFPVEIRKIIYTTNLIENLNGKIRKYTKNKLSFPTDEAVMKSVYLALREATKKWTQPIRNWGVILNLFLTLFEDRVKL from the coding sequence ATGAAAAAAGAAGATTTATTTAATGATGAATTTCTAAAACAGTTCAAAACAGGAGAAGAACTGAACAGTTTTCTAAAAGCCCTCCAAAAGCGAGGGATCGAAAAAATGCTTGAAGGTGAATTAGATGGTCATTTAGGCTATGACAAGCATCAAAAATCCGATACATCCAATGCCCGCAACGGGTATGGTGAAAAGAAAGTGAAGACCAGTTTTGGGGAATCCCAGATTAAGGTTCCCCGGGACAGGGAAGCTTCCTTCAACCCCATGATCGTACCCAAACGGGGTAATATGGTCGATGGATTGGAAAATGTCATTGTCTCGCTTTATGCCAAAGGGATGAGCAATAGCGATATCGAAGAGCAGATCCGTGAGGTTTATAATTTTGATGTGTCAACCTCGACCATCTCCCGGATCACCGAAAAGGTAAGCAATGATATTGTTGCCTGGCAGAACCGTCCCCTGGAATCGCTCTACATGATTGTCTGGATGGACGGGATTGTTTTCAAGGTTCGGGAAAATTCCAAAGTGATCAACAAAACTGTTTATATGGCGGTGGGACTTCGTCAGGATGGGATCAAAGAAGTCCTGGGCTTATGGTTGGGCAAAAATGAATCAGCTGCCTTCTGGATGCATGTGCTGACCGATATCAAGGCCCGGGGTGTAGAAGATATCCTCATTACGGCTACTGACAATTTAAACGGCTTTACTGAAACCATCAAGAACGTTTTCCCGCAATCCACGACCCAGGTTTGTGTGGTACACCAAATACGCAATGCTTCACGGTATGTGGTCTGGAAAGATAAAAAGGATTTTACAGCTGATATGAAGCATATTTACAATGCCCCTAACAAGCAGGCAGCCAAGGCTGCTTTGGAGGATTTTGCTACACGTTGGGAGTCCAAGTATGCCTATGCGGTCAAAAGCTGGAGGGAACATTGGGAAGAGCTTACCGCCTTCTTCGACTTTCCGGTGGAGATTAGAAAAATCATTTACACCACCAACCTGATTGAAAACCTCAATGGAAAAATTAGAAAATACACCAAAAACAAACTCTCATTTCCAACCGATGAAGCTGTGATGAAATCCGTATATTTGGCCTTAAGGGAAGCCACCAAAAAGTGGACACAGCCTATTCGAAATTGGGGAGTGATCCTTAACCTGTTCTTAACTTTATTTGAAGATAGGGTCAAGCTGTAA